A section of the Lepus europaeus isolate LE1 chromosome 19, mLepTim1.pri, whole genome shotgun sequence genome encodes:
- the LOC133748641 gene encoding vomeronasal type-1 receptor 4-like: MGIIFVSQTGVGVLGNILLLLCYGFISCTGRGIKHMDLILHNLLVANCLVLLSRGIPQSMAALGLKYFMGDFACKLVFYVHRVARGASLSATSLLSGFQAITISLSSPQWMELKVKALKSVRLSIILCWPLHLLVNSMVPRNITAMSKSNNLTEKFDLGFCSGIIIVRNISLLYSMMFSFIDILHLVLMIWASGCMLIILYRHKQKVLHIHSKSLSPKCSPESRATHSILMLVSTFFCFYALSSFFTFYMSLFDKPSWWLVNSSALMGSSFPCVSPFVLISRDPRVSRLWCTRGTKINDFRK; this comes from the coding sequence ATGGGAATCATCTTTGTCTCTCAGACAGGAGTCGGAGTCCTAGGAAACATCCTGctccttctctgctatggcttcatTTCCTGCACTGGACGAGGGATAAAGCACATGGATTTGATTCTCCATAACCTACTTGTAGCCAACTGCTTGGTTCTTCTCTCAAGAGGCATTCCTCAGTCCATGGCAGCTTTGGGGCTAAAATATTTCATGGGTGATTTTGCATGCAAACTAGTTTTCTATGTTCATAGAGTGGCCAGAGGGGCATCTCTGAGTGCTACTTCTCTCTTGAGTGGCTTCCAGGCCATCACAATCAGCCTTAGCAGCCCCCAGTGGATGGAGCTCAAGGTCAAAGCCCTCAAATCTGTTCGACTTTCCATCATCCTCTGCTGGCCCCTTCACCTGTTGGTAAATAGTATGGTACCTAGGAATATTACAGCGATGAGCAAGAGCAACAACCTCACAGAGAAATTTGATTTAGGGTTCTGCTCTGGCATAATTATTGTCAGAAATATATCCTTATTGTATTCCATGATGTTTTCCTTCATTGACATCTTGCATTTGGTGTTAATGATTTGGGCCAGTGGCTGCATGTTGATCATTTTATACAGACATAAGCAGAAGGTCCTGCACATTCACAGCAAAAGCCTCTCTCCCAAATGCTCCCCAGAGTCGAGAGCCACCCACAGCATCCTGATGCTAGTGagcacatttttctgtttctatgcaCTGTCTTCCTTCTTTACTTTCTATATGTCCCTCTTTGATAAACCCAGCTGGTGGCTGGTGAATAGCTCTGCCCTTATGGGTTCATCTTTCCCCTGTGTTAGCCCCTTTGTGCTCATCAGCAGAGACCCCCGTGTCTCTAGGCTGTGGTGTACCAGAGGCACAAAGATCAATGATTTTCGTAAATGA
- the LOC133747893 gene encoding large ribosomal subunit protein uL18-like — protein sequence MGFVKVVKNKAYLKRYQVKFRRRREGKTDYYARKRLVIQDKNKYNTPKYRMIVRVTNRDIICQIAYARIEGDMIVCAAYAHELPKYGVKVGLTNYAAAYCTGLLLARRLLNRFGMDKIYEGQVEVTGDEYNVESIDGQPGAFTCYLDAGLARTTTGNKVFGALKGAVDGGLSIPHSTKRFPGYDSESKEFNAEVHRKHIMGQNVADYMRYLMEEDEDAYKKQFSQYIKNNVTPDMMEEMYKKAHAAIRENPVYEKKPKREVKKKRWNRPKMSLAQKKDRVAQKKASFLRAQERAAES from the coding sequence ATGGGGTTTGTTAAAGTTGTCAAGAACAAGGCCTACTTGAAGAGATACCAAGTGAAGTTTCGAAGACGGCGAGAGGGTAAAACTGATTACTATGCTCGGAAACGCTTGGTGATCCAGGATAAAAATAAGTACAACACACCCAAATACAGGATGATAGTTCGTGTAACTAATAGAGATATCATTTGTCAGATTGCTTATGCCCGTATAGAAGGGGATATGATAGTCTGCGCAGCTTATGCACACGAACTGCCAAAATACGGTGTGAAAGTTGGCCTGACCAATTATGCTGCAGCCTATTGTACTGGCCTGCTGCTGGCTCGCAGGCTTCTCAATAGGTTTGGCATGGACAAGATCTATGAAGGCCAAGTGGAGGTGACTGGAGATGAATACAATGTGGAAAGCATTGATGGTCAACCTGGTGCCTTCACCTGCTATTTAGATGCAGGCCTTGCCAGAACTACTACTGGCAATAAAGTTTTTGGAGCCCTGAAGGGAGCTGTGGATGGAGGCTTGTCCATCCCTCACAGTACCAAACGATTCCCTGGTTACGATTCTGAAAGCAAGGAGTTTAACGCAGAAGTACATCGGAAGCACATTATGGGGCAGAATGTTGCAGATTACATGCGTTACCTAATGGAAGAAGATGAAGATGCTTACAAGAAACAATTCTCTCAGTACATAAAGAACAATGTGACTCCAGACATGATGGAGGAGATGTATAAGAAAGCCCACGCAGCTATACGAGAGAATCCAGTGTATGAGAAGAAGCCCAAGAGAGAAGTTAAAAAGAAGAGGTGGAACCGTCCCAAAATGTCCCTTGCCCAGAAGAAAGATCGGGTAGCTCAAAAGAAAGCAAGCTTCCTCAGAGCTCAGGAGCGGGCTGCTGAGAGCTAA